The Alphaproteobacteria bacterium genome contains a region encoding:
- a CDS encoding cytochrome c — MTSVVTLSLILCVSSAHAAGDIKAGRQKALQCQTCHGLDGLSKLPEAPNLGGQPEPFLINSLNDFRKGVRKNDMMSIVVEKLTDQDVADLAAYFAAIEITTKPPQR; from the coding sequence GTGACATCCGTCGTCACTCTTTCGCTGATTCTGTGCGTGTCCTCGGCGCACGCCGCCGGCGATATCAAAGCCGGCCGCCAGAAAGCCCTGCAGTGCCAGACCTGCCACGGCCTCGACGGCCTCTCGAAATTGCCCGAGGCGCCGAACCTCGGCGGCCAGCCCGAGCCGTTCCTGATCAATTCGCTCAATGATTTCCGCAAAGGCGTGCGCAAGAACGACATGATGTCGATCGTGGTCGAGAAACTCACCGACCAGGATGTCGCCGACCTCGCGGCCTATTTCGCCGCCATCGAGATCACGACGAAGCCGCCGCAGCGATAA
- the pqqA gene encoding pyrroloquinoline quinone precursor peptide PqqA produces the protein MAWTTPTLVEICIGLEINGYLPAEF, from the coding sequence ATGGCTTGGACCACACCGACACTTGTCGAGATCTGCATCGGGCTCGAGATCAACGGCTATCTGCCGGCCGAGTTCTGA
- a CDS encoding PQQ-dependent sugar dehydrogenase: MRAVYFGAASALLLALAAPGYAQPQPTAGNLEKLGNFQQTGTVEPAHIPQTGPKADAIKKTLATKIKLPKGFHIGLYALVPDARHMAVGPQGIVTFVGTRKSKVWSVTDRAKMRIADEVKEFAPSIPFKIPNGVCFSKDGFLFIAEQNRVLVFPAAEFFYEGPDVAAFQVVKEGELIPPAEESYNHTSRVCRVGPDDKLYVTLGQPFNVFAPDKMDLYKKEGIGGIIRVSREGKDREVFAWGVRNSVGMDFNPKDKSLWFTDNQVDGMGDDQPPGELNRADKPGMYFGFPYYGGGKTRTTEYKDQTPPANVTFPQVEMVAHAADLGMTFYSGKQFPAKYQGGIFSAQHGSWNRTVPVGARVMFTSLKPDGTADKTEPFAEGWNDNGEYLGRPVDVAQLPDGSILVSDDLAGALYRIWYDGK; the protein is encoded by the coding sequence ATGAGAGCAGTGTATTTCGGCGCCGCTTCGGCGCTCCTTCTTGCCTTGGCGGCTCCCGGATATGCGCAGCCGCAGCCAACCGCCGGCAACCTCGAAAAGCTCGGCAACTTCCAGCAAACCGGTACTGTCGAGCCGGCGCACATTCCCCAGACCGGCCCGAAGGCCGACGCGATCAAGAAGACGCTGGCGACCAAGATCAAGCTGCCGAAGGGTTTCCACATCGGCCTCTATGCGCTCGTGCCGGACGCCCGCCACATGGCGGTCGGGCCGCAGGGGATCGTGACCTTCGTCGGCACGCGCAAGAGCAAGGTGTGGTCCGTCACCGACCGCGCCAAAATGCGGATCGCCGACGAGGTGAAGGAGTTCGCGCCGTCGATTCCGTTCAAGATTCCGAATGGCGTGTGCTTCTCGAAAGACGGCTTCCTGTTCATCGCCGAACAGAACCGCGTGCTCGTCTTCCCGGCGGCCGAATTCTTCTACGAGGGACCGGACGTTGCGGCGTTCCAGGTGGTGAAGGAAGGCGAGCTGATCCCGCCGGCGGAGGAGTCCTACAATCACACCTCGCGGGTTTGCCGCGTTGGGCCGGACGACAAGCTCTACGTCACGCTCGGACAGCCGTTCAACGTGTTCGCGCCGGACAAGATGGATCTTTACAAGAAAGAAGGCATCGGCGGCATCATTCGCGTGAGCCGTGAAGGCAAGGACCGCGAAGTGTTCGCCTGGGGCGTGCGCAATTCGGTCGGCATGGACTTCAATCCGAAGGACAAGTCGCTGTGGTTCACCGACAACCAGGTGGACGGCATGGGCGACGACCAGCCGCCCGGAGAACTCAACCGGGCCGATAAGCCGGGCATGTATTTCGGCTTCCCGTATTACGGCGGCGGCAAGACGCGCACCACCGAGTACAAGGATCAGACCCCGCCGGCGAACGTCACGTTTCCGCAGGTCGAGATGGTGGCGCATGCCGCCGACCTCGGCATGACCTTCTATTCGGGCAAGCAGTTCCCGGCGAAGTATCAGGGCGGCATCTTCTCGGCTCAGCACGGCTCATGGAATCGCACCGTGCCGGTCGGCGCGCGCGTGATGTTCACGAGCCTGAAGCCGGACGGCACGGCGGACAAGACCGAGCCGTTCGCCGAAGGCTGGAACGACAACGGCGAATATCTCGGGCGCCCGGTCGATGTCGCGCAGTTGCCAGACGGATCGATCCTCGTGTCGGACGATCTTGCCGGCGCGCTCTATCGCATCTGGTACGACGGGAAGTGA
- a CDS encoding c-type cytochrome gives MRTVFAAIVFSVLAGSAHAMTYDEKLAGCLACHGEKGISENPEVPSLAGMPADFTLIQLFMFRQGTRKVEIMNDLAKDMSDDDLRNFSAYFAKLPPPKASGEAPNPEIAARAQAAIAANHCASCHNPDFSGRDQMPRLAAQREDYLLKALRDYKTAQRPGYDATMDEVIRPVTDQNIVDLAHYLARFK, from the coding sequence ATGCGGACGGTTTTCGCCGCGATCGTGTTTAGCGTGCTGGCCGGTAGCGCGCACGCCATGACCTACGACGAGAAGCTTGCCGGATGCCTCGCCTGTCATGGCGAGAAAGGCATTTCGGAGAACCCCGAAGTGCCCTCGCTGGCCGGTATGCCGGCAGACTTCACGCTGATCCAGCTGTTCATGTTCCGGCAGGGCACGCGCAAGGTCGAGATCATGAACGATCTTGCCAAAGACATGAGCGACGACGACCTGCGCAATTTCTCCGCTTACTTCGCCAAGCTGCCGCCGCCGAAGGCGTCTGGCGAGGCACCCAATCCGGAGATCGCGGCGCGAGCGCAGGCGGCGATCGCGGCAAACCACTGCGCCTCGTGCCACAACCCGGACTTCTCCGGACGCGATCAGATGCCGCGGCTCGCGGCACAGCGCGAGGACTATCTGTTGAAGGCGCTGCGCGACTACAAGACCGCCCAGCGCCCCGGCTACGATGCCACCATGGACGAGGTGATCCGGCCGGTGACCGACCAGAATATCGTCGATCTCGCCCACTACCTGGCGCGCTTCAAGTGA